TCATTCCTAGGGATATTTCGCCAATCGAGCTTAATCAATTCGGCCCACCTAGGCTCCATCTCTTCGCCTCTATCATATATCTCATTCTCGCCTATGCCTTCAGCAGCAGCCCGAATCATCCTCAGAGGATCCCCGTGACTAACAATTAATATCTTTTTATTTTTGTACTTAGCATCTGCCTCTTTCATGAAACTGGCGATTCGTTCTCTTTCGTCATTCCAACTTTCACCATCGTAATGCTTCTTATTGAAATCATTACCCCAATCTCCCGGAAATTCAGATATGCTTTTGCCTTCCGTTTGCATCCCCCATTCTATCTCCCTTAGCCTCTCGTCAATTACAACGTCCACGCCTAATTCCTTAGACACGATTTCGGCCGTTTCTTTAGTCCTCAAAAATGGTGACGAGAAAATATAGTCTACTCCGCCAAGATCCTTTAGCTCTCGGGCCGATTTCTTAACCATGCCCCGGCCTTCTTCGGTTAATGGATATTTATCGTGCTCTAAATGGCAACCGATAATCATCTTCGTCTGCTCTTGTCTCTCGCTAAGACCATGCCTCAAAATATAATATTCATTGCCGCTACCAATCGAGTCTTTCTCCATCTCCTCAATACTTCCAATGACTCGCCTATTATCACACTTAGAATCAGCGCACTCCCATATGGGGAGAGGTGTGGCCCAGTACCTTTCCCTAGAGAATGCCCAGTCCTTACTTTCCTTGATCCATTCGCCGAATCTTCCCTTACCGACGTGCTCTGGTTGCCAATTAATCTGATCATTATTAGCCAGCATCTTCTCGTTGATGCTAGACATGCTTATAAACCAAGAATCTTTAGCGTAATAAAGCAAAGGAGAATTACAACGCCAGCAGAAAGGATAGTCGTGCTCGTAATCCTCGGTTTTTAAAAGCTTGTTTTCCTTCTCAAGTTTCTCGATGATTATTGCCTCGGCCTTCTTGTCTTTGACGTACATCCCGGCCAGATTATCGCCAACGATTTCTTTAAATTTACCCTGCTCGTCGACGGTATGAATCGTCGGCAAGCCGATCTTAAAGCCAAGATTATAATCATCAACTCCGTACATGACTGCAGTATGGACCACGCCCGTGCCGTCAGTCGTTGAAACAAAGTCAGCATCGTAAACCTTGTATGATTTCTCCGATCTTAATTCAGGGATATCAAACAGCGATTCGTATTCTATGCCAATTAAATCACTTCCCTTAACCTCCATGATAATCTCGCCCTCAGGTAGAACTTGGGCTAATAAATCTTTAGCCAATATTAAATCCTCGCCATCTTTTCTGGCTACAACATATTCAATGTTTTTGCCGATCGCCAATGCGACATTGCCTGGCAATGTCCACGGGGTAGTCGTCCACGCCAAAATAAAAACATCTCCCATGGAATGAGCCTTCATAACCGATGTTGCGCCAGAGACCATTCTATACGGCCAATTTTTAACTTTAAATTTTAGATAGACCGATCGCTCTTTGACTAATTGATAACCTTGTGCAACTTCATGGGATGATAACGGCGTGCCGCATCTTGTACAAAATGGTACGACTCGATGAGCTTTGTAGAGCAATTTTTTATCCCAGATCTGCTTTATGATCCACCACAGAGTCTCCATGTACTTAGGAGAATAAGTAATATAGGCGTCATCCATGTCTATCCAATGGCCCATTCTGTGGACCATGTTCTCCCAGTCTTTTTTATATTGCCAAACACTCTCACGACATTTTTTATTAAATTCGGCTATGCCGTAATTCTCAATATCTTTTTTAGACTTAAAGCCTAGCTGTTTTTCAACTTCTATCTCAACTGGCAATCCATGGGTATCCCAGCCAGCTCGACGTAAAACATAAAAACCACGCATAGTCTTATAGCGTCCATAGAGATCTTTGAAAGCTCGCCCTAGAAAGTGATGAATACCCGGCCTACCATTGGCCGTGGGCGGACCATCAAAAAATACGAAGCTTTTACCGCCTTTGGTTTTTTCTAAACTTTTTTCAAAGGTTTTATCCTTCTTCCAAAAATCTAGTACCCTATTCTCTGTCTTATTGAAATCGTACATGATGTTATTAAATATAGCCTGAATGGCGCTATATTTCAATTAAAACACACGGGGCCGGAATGGCCCCGTGTGTTTTAATGTTTTTACATTTTTTTCGGAGCCGTGATACCCATCAGATCAAAACAAATATTCATAATAATAAGCAGCCCGCCTATTAAGGCGACTCGGGGCCTATTGATCTTGTCGTTTTCGATAATCCTATGAGTTTCATAGAATCCATGAAAGCTATTGGCTAGATCCAAAGAATACTCAGCCAGATGATGGACTTTATAGCTCCTAGAAATGTCTTCGAGCAACTCGGGCAACTTAGCCATCTTCCTGACCAAATTCATCTCTACCTCATCGTATGATTGTCCAATCTCATAATCGCCATCACTCGGCTTAGTTCCTATCTTCTCAAGCAGGCTATTTAATCTGGCAAAAGCATACTGAATATAAAATACTGGGTTCTTGCTTGATTGATCCTTAGCCAAATCGACATCGAACTCCATATGAGTGTTTAAATCCTTTGCCAAAAAGAAAAATCTCAGAGCATCCCGGCCGACTTTGGGCAAAAAATCATCCAACAGAATAAACTTACCCTCTCGCTTAGACATTCTCTGATATTCATCTTTCTCTTTAACTAAGACCAGTTGATGCAGTAGGATTTCCAACTTACCGTCTTCGTAGCCAAGAGCCTTGGCTCCAGCCAGAAGTCGCGGCACATCGCCATGGTGGTCAGTCCCCCAAATATTTATAGCCTTATCAAATTCTCTTTCCTCAATTTTGTTCTTGGTGTAAGCGATATCATTCATTAGATAAGAAGTTTGACCATCGCTCTTAACTACAACCGCATCTTGTTGATCTGGAAAATAATCACTGACCTTAAACCATTTAGCGCCTTCTTTCTCATATACCAAGCCACTCGCTTCTAGGCCACCCAAAACACTAACGACTAATCCTTTTTCGTGAAGCTGGCTCTCCCTAAACCATACATCGAAGTTAATGCCCACATTGGCCATCGAGGCTTGGGCCGATTTAATCATGTGTTCAACCGCAAACTCTCGACAATGATCAATCTGCGCCGCTTCTCCGTCTGGCAACTTTTCATCGATAAGCTTTTTAGCGATGTCCACTATATAGTCCCCCTTGTACAGCCCGTCTTCAAATTCTATAGCCTCACCTTTTAACTCCTGCAGTCTTCGTAGAACCGATTTCCCAAGCTTCCCAACCTGAACACCAGCATCATTTATGTAGTATTCCTTAGCTACATCGAAGCCGACCTTTTTAAATATATTACCCAGGCAATCACCAAACGATCCAGCGCGGACATTATGAACCGTCATCGGTCCGGTTGGATTCGCGGACACGAATTCTAGATTTATTTTCTTATTGGAGCCAAGCACAGAACTGCCGTAATCATTCCCCTCCTTAATTATATTGCCCAGCTCATTTAATAGATGCCCATCTTTTAGGT
The window above is part of the Candidatus Yanofskybacteria bacterium genome. Proteins encoded here:
- a CDS encoding arginine--tRNA ligase, encoding MAKTTRQIIYNAISKHSAEAGFDILNPPSLDLGDYSVNVAFKLAKINGQKVNEVAEDIKSKLELDKDIQDICREIRVVNGFINFYLKDGHLLNELGNIIKEGNDYGSSVLGSNKKINLEFVSANPTGPMTVHNVRAGSFGDCLGNIFKKVGFDVAKEYYINDAGVQVGKLGKSVLRRLQELKGEAIEFEDGLYKGDYIVDIAKKLIDEKLPDGEAAQIDHCREFAVEHMIKSAQASMANVGINFDVWFRESQLHEKGLVVSVLGGLEASGLVYEKEGAKWFKVSDYFPDQQDAVVVKSDGQTSYLMNDIAYTKNKIEEREFDKAINIWGTDHHGDVPRLLAGAKALGYEDGKLEILLHQLVLVKEKDEYQRMSKREGKFILLDDFLPKVGRDALRFFFLAKDLNTHMEFDVDLAKDQSSKNPVFYIQYAFARLNSLLEKIGTKPSDGDYEIGQSYDEVEMNLVRKMAKLPELLEDISRSYKVHHLAEYSLDLANSFHGFYETHRIIENDKINRPRVALIGGLLIIMNICFDLMGITAPKKM
- a CDS encoding isoleucine--tRNA ligase produces the protein MYDFNKTENRVLDFWKKDKTFEKSLEKTKGGKSFVFFDGPPTANGRPGIHHFLGRAFKDLYGRYKTMRGFYVLRRAGWDTHGLPVEIEVEKQLGFKSKKDIENYGIAEFNKKCRESVWQYKKDWENMVHRMGHWIDMDDAYITYSPKYMETLWWIIKQIWDKKLLYKAHRVVPFCTRCGTPLSSHEVAQGYQLVKERSVYLKFKVKNWPYRMVSGATSVMKAHSMGDVFILAWTTTPWTLPGNVALAIGKNIEYVVARKDGEDLILAKDLLAQVLPEGEIIMEVKGSDLIGIEYESLFDIPELRSEKSYKVYDADFVSTTDGTGVVHTAVMYGVDDYNLGFKIGLPTIHTVDEQGKFKEIVGDNLAGMYVKDKKAEAIIIEKLEKENKLLKTEDYEHDYPFCWRCNSPLLYYAKDSWFISMSSINEKMLANNDQINWQPEHVGKGRFGEWIKESKDWAFSRERYWATPLPIWECADSKCDNRRVIGSIEEMEKDSIGSGNEYYILRHGLSERQEQTKMIIGCHLEHDKYPLTEEGRGMVKKSARELKDLGGVDYIFSSPFLRTKETAEIVSKELGVDVVIDERLREIEWGMQTEGKSISEFPGDWGNDFNKKHYDGESWNDERERIASFMKEADAKYKNKKILIVSHGDPLRMIRAAAEGIGENEIYDRGEEMEPRWAELIKLDWRNIPRNDLGELDLHRPFVDRVELKCDKCGQSMKKIPDLIDVWFDSGAMPFAQWHYPFENEKTFDGQFPAEFITEGTDQTRGWFYTLLAISTLLGRGEPFKNVISYAHVLDEKGKKMSKSKGNIVLPFDIIEKYGADAPRWYFYTVNAPGEYKLFSAKELQMRSQGFFSTLQNCLRFYELYKEGSRGSIKASDDALNRWVISRLNKTIKDVTERLDAYDPTGAARSIEKFSGDDFSNWWLRRSRKKDDVLELLKHILIEISKLSAPFVPFIAEDTFQALNGEEKSVHLEDWPRVDESVIDEELETAMAEAREAVAAGLASRKQNQIKVRQPLKSVTINRIKEFDADIENLIKDELNVKEIRYTKGDTISLDLEITSELRDEGYAREMIRQIQDMRKEMKYKMDEKVTGQWHSDDPELSAAINKWIDTIARETLFEEFKNIKDDSGSFDVEKESEIVPGKKISIGIKK